The following proteins come from a genomic window of Fontisubflavum oceani:
- a CDS encoding alpha/beta hydrolase family protein encodes MRIGLGLAIGLAMTGAGLAETVRLDVSGDSMIGSYETSDGAGPAVLLLHGFTGTRDELPVEGTEDFVYTRFARALAAAGMPSLRIDFRGSGESLEMPWEETTFSTQIEDAVAAVDWMARHPDLEGRQIAVIGWSQGGLVAAHLAAERPDLSRVVLLNPVTAPAETYPTLFGADVMEAGLSVAPSVPVGFTLPWGVEMELNGAFFQEIPESDPVGAISGYPGQVMVIVGSNDELITPQPEMGQTVLEARDNAADELVLLEMDHVFNVFTGAETLDQVIATTNAWLMSE; translated from the coding sequence ATGCGGATCGGATTGGGGCTGGCCATCGGGCTGGCGATGACGGGGGCCGGACTGGCCGAAACTGTGCGGCTGGATGTCTCCGGCGATAGCATGATCGGCAGCTATGAGACCTCGGACGGGGCGGGGCCTGCCGTGCTTCTGCTGCATGGATTTACGGGCACGCGAGATGAGCTGCCCGTCGAGGGCACCGAAGACTTCGTCTACACCCGATTTGCGCGGGCCTTGGCGGCAGCGGGCATGCCGAGCCTCCGGATTGATTTCCGTGGCTCTGGCGAAAGCCTGGAAATGCCCTGGGAAGAGACGACCTTCTCCACACAGATCGAAGATGCAGTGGCCGCCGTCGATTGGATGGCGCGCCATCCCGATCTTGAAGGGCGGCAGATTGCGGTGATTGGTTGGAGCCAGGGCGGCCTGGTTGCGGCGCATTTGGCGGCGGAACGCCCCGATCTGTCTCGCGTGGTGTTGCTCAATCCCGTGACAGCGCCGGCGGAGACTTATCCGACACTTTTTGGTGCCGACGTGATGGAAGCGGGGCTGTCGGTCGCACCCTCGGTGCCTGTGGGCTTCACCTTGCCCTGGGGTGTTGAAATGGAGTTGAATGGCGCATTCTTTCAGGAAATCCCCGAGAGCGATCCGGTTGGCGCGATCTCGGGCTATCCTGGCCAGGTGATGGTGATTGTCGGCTCGAATGACGAGCTGATCACGCCACAGCCCGAGATGGGGCAAACCGTCTTGGAGGCGCGCGACAATGCGGCCGATGAACTGGTGTTGTTGGAGATGGATCACGTGTTCAACGTCTTCACCGGGGCGGAGACATTGGACCAGGTGATCGCCACGACAAACGCCTGGCTGATGTCGGAGTGA
- a CDS encoding MFS transporter gives MFDVLRSSWALLLGMLLLMVGNGLQGTLLGVRGDIEGFSTVELSVIMSAYFAGFLGGSRLAPEMIRRVGHIRVFAALGSLVSAALILFPVLTDPISWTVLRLIIGFCFSGVYVTAESWLNNSTTNENRGKTLSVYMVVQLAGVVSAQALLVAGDPSGYNLFIILSVLVSLAFAPILLSVTPTPAFEATRPMGFREIIQVSPLGCMGIFVLGGVFSAMFGMSAVYATEVGFSLGQISIFVASFYVGGLLLQYPIGWISDRMDRRRLILIVSALGAVAGVLAIFSGGSFYLILVAAFVVGGMANPLYALLIAYTNDFLEHDQMAAAGGRMIFINGVGAIFGPLIVGALMNVAGPQGYFLYIVALMAGLAVYAAYRMTVRPAPLAVDTGSYAPVMPTASPVAMELAQEAFIEAALEDEEAADKPVSAV, from the coding sequence ATGTTTGATGTGCTTCGGTCGTCTTGGGCTTTGCTGCTCGGGATGCTGCTCTTGATGGTTGGGAACGGGCTGCAAGGCACGCTTTTGGGCGTGCGCGGCGATATCGAGGGATTCTCGACCGTCGAACTGTCGGTCATCATGTCGGCCTATTTCGCGGGCTTCTTGGGCGGCTCGCGCCTCGCGCCCGAGATGATCCGGCGGGTCGGGCATATCCGGGTCTTTGCCGCCCTCGGCTCTCTGGTCTCCGCCGCTCTGATCCTGTTCCCGGTTCTGACCGATCCGATCAGTTGGACCGTGCTGCGCCTGATCATCGGGTTCTGTTTCTCGGGCGTTTATGTGACGGCGGAGAGCTGGCTCAACAATTCCACCACGAATGAGAACCGGGGCAAGACGCTCTCGGTCTATATGGTGGTGCAATTGGCGGGCGTGGTCTCGGCCCAGGCGCTTTTGGTTGCGGGCGATCCATCGGGCTATAACCTCTTCATTATCCTGTCGGTTCTGGTCTCGCTCGCCTTCGCGCCGATCCTGTTGTCGGTCACGCCAACACCCGCGTTTGAGGCGACGCGGCCCATGGGGTTCCGCGAGATCATCCAGGTGTCTCCGCTTGGCTGTATGGGGATCTTCGTGCTTGGCGGCGTGTTCTCGGCCATGTTCGGCATGTCGGCGGTCTATGCCACCGAGGTTGGGTTCAGCCTCGGACAAATCTCGATCTTCGTGGCCAGCTTCTATGTTGGCGGACTTCTTCTACAATATCCGATTGGCTGGATTTCAGACCGGATGGATCGCCGCCGGTTGATCTTGATCGTCAGCGCTTTGGGCGCAGTGGCTGGGGTCTTGGCGATCTTCAGTGGTGGGAGTTTCTATCTGATCTTGGTCGCGGCCTTCGTCGTCGGGGGTATGGCGAACCCGCTTTATGCGTTGCTGATCGCTTATACGAATGACTTCTTGGAGCATGATCAGATGGCTGCCGCCGGAGGCCGAATGATCTTTATCAATGGGGTGGGGGCGATCTTTGGTCCGTTGATCGTGGGGGCCTTGATGAATGTGGCCGGGCCGCAAGGATACTTCCTTTATATCGTCGCACTTATGGCAGGATTGGCGGTCTATGCTGCCTATCGGATGACTGTGCGCCCGGCACCTTTGGCTGTGGATACGGGCAGCTATGCCCCTGTGATGCCCACGGCCTCGCCGGTCGCGATGGAACTGGCGCAGGAAGCCTTTATTGAAGCCGCGCTGGAAGACGAAGAAGCGGCAGACAAGCCGGTCTCCGCTGTGTAG
- a CDS encoding DUF924 family protein, with protein sequence MTPHPSEDVLAFWLTECEPEHWYKQDQALDDQITDRFLQLWEAGERGELATWTSHPRKALALVILLDQFPRNMFRGQARAFATDRKALSAACYSIKEGWDMRADEPERQFFYMPFCHSEVLADQDHCVRLMKERMTTGNNLLHARAHREIIRTFGRFPFRNDALDRKSSPEEQRFMEEGGYGRIVTDLEAAA encoded by the coding sequence ATGACACCCCACCCGTCAGAGGATGTGCTGGCATTTTGGTTGACCGAATGTGAACCGGAGCATTGGTACAAACAGGACCAAGCCCTCGACGATCAGATCACCGACAGGTTCTTGCAGCTTTGGGAGGCTGGTGAGCGTGGTGAGCTTGCCACCTGGACCAGCCATCCCCGAAAGGCCCTGGCATTGGTGATCCTGCTTGATCAGTTCCCGCGCAACATGTTCCGCGGCCAGGCCCGGGCCTTCGCCACGGATCGCAAGGCGCTCTCGGCGGCGTGCTACAGCATCAAAGAAGGCTGGGATATGCGCGCCGATGAGCCAGAGCGGCAGTTCTTCTATATGCCATTTTGCCATTCCGAGGTCTTGGCCGACCAAGACCACTGCGTACGCTTGATGAAAGAACGCATGACCACGGGCAACAACCTGCTTCATGCCCGCGCGCATCGGGAGATCATCCGCACATTCGGCCGGTTCCCGTTTCGCAATGACGCCTTGGACCGCAAAAGCTCGCCCGAGGAACAGCGCTTTATGGAAGAGGGCGGCTATGGCAGGATCGTAACTGACCTGGAGGCGGCGGCCTGA
- the lpdA gene encoding dihydrolipoyl dehydrogenase → MAAKSFDVVVIGAGPGGYVAAIRASQLGLNVAIVEREHMGGICLNWGCIPTKAMLRSSEVFHLMHRAKEFGLKADGIGYDLDAVVDRSRKVAKQLSGGVSHLMKKNKVAVVMGAASIPAKGKVSVKTDKGTEELTAKAIILATGARARELPGLEADGKRVWTYKAALQPPHMPKKLLVIGSGAIGIEFASFYNTLGADTTVVEVMDRVLPVEDAEISAFAKKSFEKQGMKILQKAMVKKLDRAADKVTAHIEVGGKVKTQEFDTVISAVGIVGNVEGLGLEALGVKIDRTHVVTDEYCRTGVEGLYAIGDIAGAPWLAHKASHEGVMVAELIAGKNKVHPVKPESIAGCTYCHPQVASVGYSEAKAKELGYDVKVGRFPFIGNGKAIALGEQEGMIKTVFDAKTGELLGAHMIGAEVTELIQGYVVGRQLETTEEDLMEAVFPHPTLSEMMHESVLDAYDRVIHI, encoded by the coding sequence ATGGCTGCTAAGAGTTTTGACGTCGTTGTAATCGGGGCCGGGCCCGGGGGCTATGTGGCCGCCATTCGTGCCAGCCAGTTGGGCCTGAACGTCGCGATTGTCGAGCGGGAACATATGGGCGGCATCTGTCTCAACTGGGGCTGTATTCCGACCAAGGCGATGCTGCGCTCTTCGGAGGTGTTCCATCTGATGCACCGGGCCAAGGAGTTCGGGCTGAAAGCCGATGGCATCGGCTATGACCTCGACGCGGTGGTCGATCGTTCGCGCAAGGTGGCCAAGCAGCTCTCGGGCGGCGTGTCGCATCTGATGAAGAAGAACAAAGTGGCGGTGGTCATGGGCGCGGCGTCGATCCCCGCGAAGGGCAAGGTGAGCGTCAAGACCGACAAAGGCACCGAAGAGTTGACGGCAAAGGCGATCATTCTGGCGACCGGCGCGCGGGCGCGTGAATTGCCGGGGCTTGAGGCCGATGGCAAACGTGTTTGGACCTATAAGGCCGCGCTGCAGCCGCCGCATATGCCGAAGAAACTGCTGGTGATCGGGTCCGGTGCCATCGGCATCGAATTTGCAAGCTTCTATAATACTCTGGGGGCCGACACGACGGTGGTCGAAGTGATGGATCGGGTCTTGCCGGTCGAAGATGCCGAGATCAGCGCCTTCGCCAAGAAGAGCTTTGAGAAGCAGGGGATGAAGATCCTGCAAAAGGCGATGGTCAAGAAACTCGACCGCGCAGCAGACAAAGTCACCGCCCATATCGAAGTCGGCGGCAAGGTCAAAACGCAAGAGTTCGACACGGTGATTTCCGCGGTCGGCATCGTCGGGAATGTGGAAGGTCTGGGGCTTGAGGCGCTTGGCGTGAAGATCGACCGGACCCATGTGGTGACAGATGAGTATTGCCGGACCGGGGTCGAGGGGCTCTATGCCATCGGCGACATCGCGGGGGCGCCTTGGTTGGCCCACAAAGCCTCCCATGAAGGCGTGATGGTCGCCGAGCTAATCGCGGGCAAAAACAAGGTCCATCCGGTGAAACCCGAAAGCATCGCGGGCTGCACCTATTGCCACCCGCAGGTCGCCAGCGTGGGCTATTCCGAGGCCAAGGCGAAGGAGCTCGGCTATGACGTGAAGGTCGGCCGCTTCCCCTTCATTGGTAACGGCAAAGCAATTGCGCTTGGTGAACAAGAGGGCATGATCAAAACGGTCTTTGACGCCAAGACGGGGGAACTTCTCGGCGCTCATATGATCGGTGCGGAGGTGACCGAACTGATCCAAGGCTATGTGGTGGGCCGTCAATTGGAGACCACGGAGGAAGACCTGATGGAGGCCGTCTTCCCGCATCCGACCTTAAGCGAAATGATGCACGAAAGCGTGCTCGACGCGTATGACCGGGTGATCCATATCTGA
- the queA gene encoding tRNA preQ1(34) S-adenosylmethionine ribosyltransferase-isomerase QueA — protein sequence MKLSDFDFNLPERLIATRPAKPRSSARLLLADGAATHDRHVFDLPDILRPGDRLVLNDTKVIPARLTGMRRRDTGQEVVQAKIEVTLLEPQADGSWSALAKPLRKLAIGETVMFSDELSAEVTALAEGLHLRFNLTGTDFDAALNAAGAMPLPPYIAGKRPADAQDKDDYQTIWARRSGAVAAPTASLHFDEALVSALRARGVAMSFVTLHVGAGTFLPVTVDDVTTHRMHAEWGEIGTEAAAEISATRAEGGRIIPVGTTALRLIETAAAEDGSLAPWQGDTDIFIYPGYRFKITDALMTNFHLPKSTLMMLVSALMGPERVKEIYAHAIENEYRFFSYGDASLLIPSQM from the coding sequence GTGAAACTCTCTGATTTCGATTTCAACCTGCCGGAGCGGCTGATCGCCACCCGGCCCGCCAAACCACGCTCTTCTGCGCGGTTGCTCTTGGCCGATGGGGCCGCGACCCATGATCGGCATGTGTTTGACTTGCCGGATATTTTACGCCCCGGCGATCGGCTGGTCTTGAACGATACCAAAGTGATCCCGGCGCGTCTGACCGGGATGCGCCGCCGCGATACGGGCCAAGAAGTGGTGCAAGCCAAGATCGAAGTGACGCTGCTGGAGCCGCAAGCCGATGGCAGTTGGTCGGCTTTGGCAAAACCCTTGCGCAAGCTTGCGATTGGCGAGACCGTGATGTTCTCCGATGAACTCTCCGCCGAAGTGACGGCCCTGGCCGAGGGCCTGCATCTTCGCTTCAACCTGACCGGCACGGATTTCGACGCGGCTTTGAACGCGGCAGGGGCCATGCCATTGCCACCCTATATCGCCGGCAAACGCCCGGCCGATGCGCAGGACAAAGACGACTACCAAACCATCTGGGCGCGCCGCTCCGGTGCCGTTGCCGCCCCGACGGCCAGCTTGCATTTCGATGAAGCATTGGTGAGTGCGCTCCGCGCGCGTGGCGTGGCAATGAGTTTCGTGACCTTGCATGTGGGGGCAGGGACCTTCTTGCCGGTTACCGTGGATGACGTCACCACGCACCGGATGCATGCCGAATGGGGCGAGATCGGCACCGAGGCTGCCGCCGAGATCAGTGCGACCCGGGCAGAGGGCGGGCGGATCATTCCGGTCGGCACCACCGCGCTCCGCCTGATCGAAACTGCGGCGGCGGAGGATGGCAGCCTCGCGCCCTGGCAGGGCGACACCGATATCTTCATCTATCCTGGGTATCGGTTCAAAATCACCGATGCGCTGATGACCAATTTCCACCTGCCGAAATCGACGCTGATGATGCTGGTCTCGGCCCTGATGGGACCGGAGCGGGTCAAAGAAATCTATGCTCATGCCATTGAGAATGAGTATAGATTTTTCTCCTATGGCGACGCGTCTTTGCTCATTCCGTCGCAGATGTGA
- a CDS encoding vWA domain-containing protein translates to MRRFLASIFLSIWAVVPAQAQVDETPAAILVLDASGSMWGQIDGVNKIVIAREVIGEMLQDLPSSQALGLTVYGHRTRGDCADIETLIEPGLDTRDAIATAVNAINPRGRTPMTASVVEAARALRHTENAATVILVSDGIETCEADPCAIAAELEAAGVGFTAHVIGFDVEDPEARAQMQCIADNTGGQFLTADNAEELAEALEQVAVAPAPITTPVTIRAVVEPDMSAPVSPLEWSIFDADGSPVQGATQAPSLTLALLPGTYRAQVLRMAQGTEHGASFTVEKGVEQTVTVALPFIPPPSFEVTFTARIGGEAGPIITDPVLWDIRPLPENVAETEEGNELVFDLEGGSYTANAYWTVQEVSEEVQFVVVDAPRTVTVVFEEPPLIASLIAPETAVAGSTIEIGWTGPDMDGDYIGIGLASEMGGNTWRNYTYTEDGSPLGLLVPPEPGDYLIGYFLGDGRERIAIAPLTVTPVEITLTAPETATAGDTIEIGWIGPDYEGDYVGIGRADASGGNLWENYTYTRDGNPLDLLVPPTPGSYLISYFLSQDRTQMVSVPIEVTDVQVSITAPPEAVAGSSIEVGWTGPDYDNDYISIGPVDASGGDLWQNYTYTRDGSPMDLLVPPEPGEYLISYFIGQDREIMAQVPITVTELQVGITAPDSAVAGSTIEIGWTGPDYQNDYIGIGRADARGGDQWENYTYTRDGAPLDLLVPTTPGAYVITYFLGQDREVMAQVPITVTPLQSELTAPATAIAGEMIEIGWVGPDYDNDYIGIGPSGASGGDLWQNYTYTRDGNPLRLLMPPTGGDYVITYFLGQDRDPLASATISISPVAATLTAPAQAPAGGTIEVGWTGPDYNNDYIGIGRAGATGGAQWEEYVYTRNGNPMIIDVPDEPGAYVLRYFLGQDRVVIAEHPLVVQ, encoded by the coding sequence ATGCGCCGGTTTCTCGCGAGTATTTTCCTGTCAATCTGGGCGGTTGTGCCCGCTCAAGCCCAAGTCGATGAAACGCCAGCCGCTATCCTGGTGCTGGATGCCTCCGGCTCCATGTGGGGCCAAATCGACGGGGTGAATAAGATCGTCATCGCCCGCGAAGTGATTGGCGAGATGCTGCAAGACCTGCCCAGCTCGCAGGCTTTGGGCCTGACCGTCTATGGCCACCGAACCCGCGGCGATTGTGCCGATATCGAGACATTGATCGAACCCGGGCTCGACACCCGCGACGCGATTGCCACGGCGGTCAACGCGATCAACCCACGCGGTCGAACGCCGATGACTGCCTCGGTCGTTGAGGCCGCCCGCGCCCTCCGCCACACCGAAAACGCGGCGACCGTGATCTTGGTTTCCGATGGGATCGAGACTTGCGAGGCCGACCCCTGCGCCATTGCCGCCGAGCTTGAGGCCGCAGGTGTGGGGTTCACCGCCCATGTGATCGGCTTTGACGTGGAAGACCCAGAGGCGCGGGCGCAGATGCAGTGCATTGCCGATAATACCGGCGGCCAATTCCTGACCGCCGACAATGCCGAAGAGCTTGCCGAGGCGTTGGAACAGGTCGCCGTGGCCCCTGCCCCGATCACGACGCCGGTGACCATCCGCGCGGTTGTCGAGCCAGACATGTCGGCGCCTGTCTCTCCGCTGGAATGGTCCATCTTCGACGCCGATGGCAGCCCGGTCCAGGGCGCGACGCAGGCGCCGAGCCTGACGCTGGCGCTTCTGCCGGGGACCTACCGGGCGCAGGTGCTGCGCATGGCGCAAGGCACCGAACATGGCGCAAGCTTCACGGTCGAAAAAGGAGTAGAGCAGACCGTGACGGTCGCCCTGCCCTTTATCCCGCCGCCGAGTTTCGAGGTCACCTTCACTGCCCGGATCGGTGGCGAGGCCGGCCCGATCATCACCGACCCGGTGCTCTGGGACATCCGCCCGTTGCCGGAGAACGTCGCAGAGACCGAAGAGGGCAATGAGTTGGTCTTTGACCTGGAAGGCGGCTCCTACACCGCCAACGCCTATTGGACGGTGCAGGAGGTCAGCGAAGAGGTTCAGTTCGTCGTCGTCGATGCGCCCCGAACCGTGACCGTGGTTTTTGAAGAGCCGCCGCTCATCGCAAGCCTCATCGCACCGGAGACCGCCGTGGCCGGATCAACCATTGAGATCGGCTGGACCGGCCCGGACATGGATGGCGACTATATCGGCATCGGCCTGGCCAGCGAGATGGGTGGCAATACCTGGCGAAACTACACCTATACCGAAGACGGCAGCCCGCTTGGCCTTCTGGTGCCACCAGAGCCCGGCGACTATCTGATCGGCTATTTCCTCGGCGACGGGCGCGAGCGCATCGCGATTGCGCCTCTGACCGTGACACCGGTTGAAATAACGTTGACGGCGCCGGAAACGGCCACCGCAGGCGACACGATCGAGATTGGTTGGATCGGGCCGGACTATGAAGGAGATTATGTCGGGATCGGTCGCGCTGATGCCTCTGGTGGCAACCTGTGGGAAAACTACACCTATACCCGCGATGGCAATCCGCTTGATCTTTTGGTCCCGCCGACGCCGGGCAGCTATCTGATCAGCTATTTCCTCAGCCAAGATCGGACGCAGATGGTCTCGGTTCCGATTGAGGTGACCGATGTGCAGGTGTCGATCACCGCACCGCCGGAAGCGGTTGCGGGGTCCAGCATTGAGGTTGGCTGGACCGGCCCCGACTACGACAATGACTATATCAGCATCGGCCCGGTTGACGCCTCGGGCGGCGATCTTTGGCAGAACTACACCTATACGCGTGATGGCAGCCCGATGGACCTGCTGGTGCCGCCAGAACCGGGAGAGTATCTGATCAGCTATTTCATCGGTCAGGACCGCGAGATCATGGCCCAGGTGCCGATCACGGTCACCGAGTTGCAGGTCGGGATCACCGCGCCGGACAGCGCGGTCGCCGGGTCGACCATCGAAATCGGCTGGACCGGCCCCGATTACCAGAACGACTATATCGGGATTGGCCGGGCCGATGCGCGCGGCGGTGATCAGTGGGAGAACTACACCTATACCCGCGACGGAGCACCGCTTGACCTATTGGTCCCCACGACACCCGGCGCCTATGTCATCACCTATTTCCTGGGTCAGGATCGCGAAGTGATGGCGCAAGTGCCGATCACGGTCACGCCGCTGCAATCCGAGCTGACCGCGCCCGCTACAGCGATTGCCGGTGAAATGATCGAGATCGGGTGGGTCGGGCCAGATTACGACAATGACTATATCGGCATCGGTCCATCCGGCGCGAGCGGCGGCGATCTGTGGCAGAACTACACCTATACGCGCGATGGCAACCCGCTGCGCCTGCTCATGCCGCCAACAGGCGGCGACTACGTGATCACCTATTTCCTCGGCCAAGACCGTGATCCGTTGGCCAGCGCCACGATCTCGATCAGCCCAGTGGCGGCCACGCTGACCGCCCCGGCCCAGGCCCCGGCGGGAGGCACGATTGAGGTCGGCTGGACCGGGCCCGATTATAACAATGACTATATCGGCATCGGCCGCGCAGGCGCGACCGGCGGCGCACAATGGGAGGAGTATGTATACACCCGGAACGGCAACCCGATGATCATCGACGTGCCTGACGAGCCCGGCGCCTATGTGCTGCGTTACTTCCTCGGGCAGGATCGGGTCGTGATCGCCGAACACCCGCTCGTGGTGCAGTGA